The following are encoded together in the Anoplopoma fimbria isolate UVic2021 breed Golden Eagle Sablefish chromosome 9, Afim_UVic_2022, whole genome shotgun sequence genome:
- the tpcn3 gene encoding two pore segment channel 3 isoform X2: MTEPEKREDIPDESAGKGIPNGGNAAKSKEDFDLAAIYVSDAQYNRNIYFDTSPQAVRLYIRYNHWIPKVLLFFFILVDLCLAIFEDPAVFPVSILYTMLVELLCLLVFTLRLVHYANVIPRDKFWKDPKNICIIVILVLTVVDMTIYVALEATNCYAVRWSRVLRPLLLVNVTEGRQLRRAFRSIRNALPQIFYVFLLFMFSLLIFSLMALKLLGKRGLKTINGAPYFTNYLEIVFDLYVLVTTANSPDIMMPAYNASFVFAIFFILYILINTYIFMSVFLAVVYNNYKKYLKEEVRQLVRTKRHKMVRAFAVLQEQRAEGGQPMVTQASWNQIVKLVQPDISNAHRELLWSVSDDTNQGCIGKLAFVQLADLLNIEVITIKSRPHPLESLCPAFYRSAPSRLLCRMVQHRAFLIAYDLIILVNAVFIGLDEANPLIANSEWVFLGLYLLEILLKLYVFEPRAFFSRHSFWNWFDTIIVISALIATIVNSAMTSSGNYTSRQILDIVFILRVLRLIRVVDSIKRFRAIINTLIRIGPAILTFGQLIIVVYYIFAMVGMELFKGKVKFYEEDSSDPEKAYCGNPLLKGTDFAQLNYCKNNFNNVVSSYILLVELTVVNQWHVLSSGFATVTHVSAKLFFILFHIMVVIVIINIFVAFVLEAFFVEYSVDKSDLQTSLERKIEELELAVAQEKLEDNLVNAMETIDNDLGNGQTSNNKPGLMFKIASKRYRTVDALLQRMFEADLDPEDFAENEDEANGNFVNPTFSAA, from the exons ATGACCGAgccagagaagagagaggacatTCCTGATGAGTCTGCAGGAAAGGGAATCCCAAACGGAGGAAATGCTGCAAAAAGCAAAGag gattTTGACCTGGCTGCCATCTATGTGTCAGACGCTCAGTACAACAGAAACATCTACTTCGACACGTCGCCTCAGGCCGTGAG ACTGTATATTCGCTACAATCACTGGATCCCTAAggtgctcctcttcttcttcatcctggtGGATCTGTGTCTGGCCATCTTTGAGGACCCGGCCGTCTTCCCTGTGTCTATACTG taCACCATGCTGGTGGAGCTGCTCTGTCTGCTCGTCTTCACTCTTCGACTTGTTCACTATGCCAACGTGATTCCTCGAGACAAGTTCTGGAAAGATCCCAAAAACATCTGCATCATCGTCATCCTAGTG CTCACTGTGGTGGATATGACCATCTACGTAGCGCTGGAAGCTACGAACTGTTACGCCGTCCGCTGGTCCAGAGTCCTACGCCCGCTGCTATTGGTCAACGTCACGGAGGGACGACAG ctCCGCAGAGCGTTCAGAAGCATCCGGAACGCTCTGCCTCAGATCTTCTACGTCTTCCTGCTCTTCATGTTTAGCCTCCTGATCTTCTCCCTCATGGCGCTCAAACTGCTGGGCAAACG AGGTCTGAAGACCATCAATGGAGCTCCGTACTTCACCAACTACCTGGAGATCGTCTTCGATCTGTACGTCCTCGTCACCACGGCCAACAGCCCCGACATCAT GATGCCAGCGTACAACGCCAGCTTCGTCTTCgccatcttcttcatcttgtACATCCTCATCAACACCTACATCTTCATGTCCGTCTTCTTGGCCGTCGTCTACAACAACTACAAGAAATACCTGAAG GAGGAGGTACGGCAGCTGGTGAGGACCAAAAGGCACAAGATGGTGCGAGCGTTTGCCGTGCTGCAGGAGCAGAGGGCGGAGGGCGGGCAGCCGATGGTGACCCAGGCCAGCTGGAACCAAATCGTCAAACTTGTCCAGCCCGACATCAGCAACGCCCACAGAGAGCTGCTGTGGAGCGTCTCCGACGACACCAACCAGGGCTGCATTG GTAAGTTGGCGTTCGTTCAGCTGGCCGACCTCCTGAACATCGAGGTGATCACGATCAAGTCAAGACCACACCCACTCGAGAGTTTGTGCCCCGCCTTCTACCGGTCGGCCCCCAGCCGCCTCCTCTGCCGAATGGTCCAACACCG gGCCTTTTTGATCGCATACGACCTGATAATCCTGGTGAACGCCGTATTCATCGGTCTGGACGAGGCGAATCCATTGATCGCTAACTCCGAGTGGGTTTTCCTGGGTCTCTACCTGCTGGAGATCCTGCTGAAGCTCTACGTGTTCGAGCCCCGAGCGTTCTTCTCCAGGCACAGCTTCTGGAACTG gttcGACACCATCATCGTCATCTCCGCTCTCATCGCCACAATCGTCAACTCCGCCATGACATCAT CGGGAAATTACACCAGCCGACAGATCCTGGACATCGTCTTCATCCTGCGAGTCCTCAGACTGATCCGCGTGGTGGACAGCATTAAAAG ATTTCGTGCAATCATCAACACCCTGATCAGGATTGGACCAGCGATCCTCACATTTGGACAGCTGATCATT gtggTGTACTACATCTTTGCCATGGTCGGGATGGAGCTGTTCAAGGGGAAAGTGAAGTTTTACGAAGAGGACTCCAGCGACCCGGAGAAGGCGTACTGTGGAAACCCGCTGCTGAAAGGAACGGACTTCGCACAACTCAACTATTGCAAGAACAACTTCAACAACGTGGTGTCGTCCTACATCCTGCTGGTGGAGCTCACCGTGGTCAACCAGTGGCACG TGCTCAGCAGCGGCTTCGCCACCGTCACCCACGTGTCAGCCAagctcttcttcatcctcttccacATCATGGTGGTCATCGTCATCATCAA TATCTTCGTGGCGTTCGTCCTCGAGGCGTTCTTCGTGGAGTATTCGGTGGATAAGAGCGACCTGCAGACGTCCCTGGAGAGGAAGATTGAGGAGCTGGAGCTGGCTGTGGCACA GGAGAAGTTGGAGGACAACTTGGTGAACGCCATGGAAACCATCGACAACGACCTGGGAAACGGacaaacatcaaacaacaaACCAGGCCTGATGTTTAAAATCGCTTCAAAAC GATATCGGACGGTGGACGCTCTGCTGCAGCGGATGTTCGAGGCCGACCTCGACCCCGAAGACTTCGCTGAGAACGAAGACGAGGCCAACGGGAACTTTGTAAACCCAACGTTCAGCGCTGCGTAG
- the tpcn3 gene encoding two pore segment channel 3 isoform X1 yields the protein MTEPEKREDIPDESAGKGIPNGGNAAKSKEDFDLAAIYVSDAQYNRNIYFDTSPQAVRLYIRYNHWIPKVLLFFFILVDLCLAIFEDPAVFPVSILYTMLVELLCLLVFTLRLVHYANVIPRDKFWKDPKNICIIVILVLTVVDMTIYVALEATNCYAVRWSRVLRPLLLVNVTEGRQLRRAFRSIRNALPQIFYVFLLFMFSLLIFSLMALKLLGKRGLKTINGAPYFTNYLEIVFDLYVLVTTANSPDIMMPAYNASFVFAIFFILYILINTYIFMSVFLAVVYNNYKKYLKEEVRQLVRTKRHKMVRAFAVLQEQRAEGGQPMVTQASWNQIVKLVQPDISNAHRELLWSVSDDTNQGCIGKLAFVQLADLLNIEVITIKSRPHPLESLCPAFYRSAPSRLLCRMVQHRAFLIAYDLIILVNAVFIGLDEANPLIANSEWVFLGLYLLEILLKLYVFEPRAFFSRHSFWNCLSPTQIISTRFDTIIVISALIATIVNSAMTSSGNYTSRQILDIVFILRVLRLIRVVDSIKRFRAIINTLIRIGPAILTFGQLIIVVYYIFAMVGMELFKGKVKFYEEDSSDPEKAYCGNPLLKGTDFAQLNYCKNNFNNVVSSYILLVELTVVNQWHVLSSGFATVTHVSAKLFFILFHIMVVIVIINIFVAFVLEAFFVEYSVDKSDLQTSLERKIEELELAVAQEKLEDNLVNAMETIDNDLGNGQTSNNKPGLMFKIASKRYRTVDALLQRMFEADLDPEDFAENEDEANGNFVNPTFSAA from the exons ATGACCGAgccagagaagagagaggacatTCCTGATGAGTCTGCAGGAAAGGGAATCCCAAACGGAGGAAATGCTGCAAAAAGCAAAGag gattTTGACCTGGCTGCCATCTATGTGTCAGACGCTCAGTACAACAGAAACATCTACTTCGACACGTCGCCTCAGGCCGTGAG ACTGTATATTCGCTACAATCACTGGATCCCTAAggtgctcctcttcttcttcatcctggtGGATCTGTGTCTGGCCATCTTTGAGGACCCGGCCGTCTTCCCTGTGTCTATACTG taCACCATGCTGGTGGAGCTGCTCTGTCTGCTCGTCTTCACTCTTCGACTTGTTCACTATGCCAACGTGATTCCTCGAGACAAGTTCTGGAAAGATCCCAAAAACATCTGCATCATCGTCATCCTAGTG CTCACTGTGGTGGATATGACCATCTACGTAGCGCTGGAAGCTACGAACTGTTACGCCGTCCGCTGGTCCAGAGTCCTACGCCCGCTGCTATTGGTCAACGTCACGGAGGGACGACAG ctCCGCAGAGCGTTCAGAAGCATCCGGAACGCTCTGCCTCAGATCTTCTACGTCTTCCTGCTCTTCATGTTTAGCCTCCTGATCTTCTCCCTCATGGCGCTCAAACTGCTGGGCAAACG AGGTCTGAAGACCATCAATGGAGCTCCGTACTTCACCAACTACCTGGAGATCGTCTTCGATCTGTACGTCCTCGTCACCACGGCCAACAGCCCCGACATCAT GATGCCAGCGTACAACGCCAGCTTCGTCTTCgccatcttcttcatcttgtACATCCTCATCAACACCTACATCTTCATGTCCGTCTTCTTGGCCGTCGTCTACAACAACTACAAGAAATACCTGAAG GAGGAGGTACGGCAGCTGGTGAGGACCAAAAGGCACAAGATGGTGCGAGCGTTTGCCGTGCTGCAGGAGCAGAGGGCGGAGGGCGGGCAGCCGATGGTGACCCAGGCCAGCTGGAACCAAATCGTCAAACTTGTCCAGCCCGACATCAGCAACGCCCACAGAGAGCTGCTGTGGAGCGTCTCCGACGACACCAACCAGGGCTGCATTG GTAAGTTGGCGTTCGTTCAGCTGGCCGACCTCCTGAACATCGAGGTGATCACGATCAAGTCAAGACCACACCCACTCGAGAGTTTGTGCCCCGCCTTCTACCGGTCGGCCCCCAGCCGCCTCCTCTGCCGAATGGTCCAACACCG gGCCTTTTTGATCGCATACGACCTGATAATCCTGGTGAACGCCGTATTCATCGGTCTGGACGAGGCGAATCCATTGATCGCTAACTCCGAGTGGGTTTTCCTGGGTCTCTACCTGCTGGAGATCCTGCTGAAGCTCTACGTGTTCGAGCCCCGAGCGTTCTTCTCCAGGCACAGCTTCTGGAACTG TTTATCTCCAACCCAGATTATAAGCACAAG gttcGACACCATCATCGTCATCTCCGCTCTCATCGCCACAATCGTCAACTCCGCCATGACATCAT CGGGAAATTACACCAGCCGACAGATCCTGGACATCGTCTTCATCCTGCGAGTCCTCAGACTGATCCGCGTGGTGGACAGCATTAAAAG ATTTCGTGCAATCATCAACACCCTGATCAGGATTGGACCAGCGATCCTCACATTTGGACAGCTGATCATT gtggTGTACTACATCTTTGCCATGGTCGGGATGGAGCTGTTCAAGGGGAAAGTGAAGTTTTACGAAGAGGACTCCAGCGACCCGGAGAAGGCGTACTGTGGAAACCCGCTGCTGAAAGGAACGGACTTCGCACAACTCAACTATTGCAAGAACAACTTCAACAACGTGGTGTCGTCCTACATCCTGCTGGTGGAGCTCACCGTGGTCAACCAGTGGCACG TGCTCAGCAGCGGCTTCGCCACCGTCACCCACGTGTCAGCCAagctcttcttcatcctcttccacATCATGGTGGTCATCGTCATCATCAA TATCTTCGTGGCGTTCGTCCTCGAGGCGTTCTTCGTGGAGTATTCGGTGGATAAGAGCGACCTGCAGACGTCCCTGGAGAGGAAGATTGAGGAGCTGGAGCTGGCTGTGGCACA GGAGAAGTTGGAGGACAACTTGGTGAACGCCATGGAAACCATCGACAACGACCTGGGAAACGGacaaacatcaaacaacaaACCAGGCCTGATGTTTAAAATCGCTTCAAAAC GATATCGGACGGTGGACGCTCTGCTGCAGCGGATGTTCGAGGCCGACCTCGACCCCGAAGACTTCGCTGAGAACGAAGACGAGGCCAACGGGAACTTTGTAAACCCAACGTTCAGCGCTGCGTAG